Proteins from a single region of Flavobacterium sp. YJ01:
- a CDS encoding TfoX/Sxy family protein: MAFDEDNVKRIRTFLQHKEADFFEKKMFGGIVFMVDDKLCCGTRLDKKVGENLLLCRIDDADYFKAIERDDVLPMPNAEKPMKNYVFITEIGWTRNQDMEYWLQLCLDFNPIARASKKK, translated from the coding sequence ATGGCTTTCGACGAAGATAATGTAAAGAGAATTAGAACGTTTCTCCAGCATAAAGAAGCAGATTTTTTTGAAAAGAAAATGTTTGGTGGTATTGTTTTCATGGTAGATGACAAATTATGCTGTGGAACTCGCTTAGACAAAAAAGTCGGAGAAAACCTTTTGCTATGCAGAATAGATGATGCAGATTATTTTAAAGCGATAGAAAGAGACGATGTATTACCAATGCCAAATGCCGAAAAGCCAATGAAAAATTATGTTTTTATTACCGAAATTGGCTGGACAAGAAATCAGGATATGGAATATTGGCTTCAACTTTGTTTAGATTTTAATCCTATTGCAAGAGCAAGTAAAAAAAAATAA
- a CDS encoding NAD(P)/FAD-dependent oxidoreductase, whose translation MIKTDILIIGAGPTGLFAVFEAGLLKLKCHILDALPQPGGQLSELYPKKPIYDIPGFPEVLAGDLVDGLMEQIKQFEPGFTLGERAETVEKQEDGTFIVTSNKGTKFHAPVIAIAGGLGSFEPRKPLIEDIEFYEDKGVKYFIKNPEKFRDKRVVIAGGGDSALDWSIFLANVASEVTLIHRRNEFRGALDSVEKVQELKSAGKIKLITPAEVIGINGAEHVESLDIEENGAHRKIDCDYFIPLFGLTPKLGPIGDWGLEIEKNAIKVNNALDYQTNIPGIFAIGDVNTYPGKLKLILCGFHEATLMCQAAYGIINPGKKYVLKYTTVSGVDGFDGTRKEAPKAVVKAIV comes from the coding sequence ATGATTAAAACAGATATACTTATAATTGGAGCAGGCCCAACAGGTTTATTTGCCGTTTTCGAGGCAGGATTGTTAAAATTAAAATGCCACATTTTAGATGCACTTCCACAACCGGGAGGACAACTATCAGAGTTATATCCAAAAAAGCCAATTTATGATATTCCTGGATTTCCAGAAGTATTAGCCGGAGACTTAGTTGACGGATTAATGGAGCAAATCAAACAATTTGAGCCAGGATTTACTTTAGGAGAACGTGCTGAAACAGTTGAAAAGCAAGAAGACGGAACATTCATTGTAACATCAAACAAAGGAACTAAATTCCATGCGCCAGTTATCGCAATTGCTGGAGGTTTAGGAAGTTTTGAGCCTCGTAAACCACTTATTGAAGATATCGAGTTTTATGAAGATAAAGGAGTAAAATACTTCATCAAAAATCCTGAGAAATTCAGAGACAAAAGAGTTGTTATTGCAGGAGGAGGAGATTCAGCTTTAGACTGGTCAATTTTCTTGGCAAATGTAGCTTCAGAAGTAACTTTGATTCACAGAAGAAACGAGTTCAGAGGAGCTTTAGATTCTGTAGAAAAAGTACAGGAATTAAAATCAGCTGGAAAAATTAAATTAATCACTCCGGCAGAAGTTATCGGAATCAATGGTGCTGAGCATGTTGAGTCATTAGACATCGAAGAAAACGGCGCACACCGTAAAATCGACTGTGACTATTTCATTCCACTTTTCGGATTAACACCAAAATTAGGTCCAATTGGAGACTGGGGATTAGAAATCGAGAAAAATGCCATTAAAGTAAACAATGCATTAGATTACCAAACTAACATTCCGGGAATCTTCGCAATTGGAGACGTAAACACATATCCAGGAAAATTAAAGTTAATCCTTTGCGGATTCCACGAAGCAACTTTAATGTGCCAAGCCGCTTACGGAATCATCAATCCAGGAAAAAAATACGTATTGAAATATACAACAGTTTCAGGAGTAGATGGTTTCGACGGAACTCGTAAAGAAGCTCCAAAAGCAGTTGTGAAAGCAATTGTTTAA
- a CDS encoding bifunctional precorrin-2 dehydrogenase/sirohydrochlorin ferrochelatase produces the protein MEQNELYPIFLKLHNLNVLIVGGGNVGLEKLSFLLKSSPNANVEVVAPDFHLEIKVLAEKHPSIKLTEKKFKKKMLRKRHMVIACTDDLKVNKKVYDLARKRYLICNIADTPDLCDYYLGGIVTKGNVKIAISTNGKSPTTAKRLREFFEEVIPEDINQMVENLNEYRKTLKGNFEEKVKRMNEITSSLKNKE, from the coding sequence ATGGAACAAAACGAATTATATCCAATATTTCTAAAGCTTCACAATTTAAATGTATTAATTGTCGGCGGAGGAAATGTAGGTCTGGAAAAGCTTTCTTTCTTGCTAAAATCAAGTCCGAATGCAAATGTTGAGGTTGTAGCGCCAGATTTTCATTTAGAAATTAAGGTTTTAGCAGAAAAACATCCTTCAATTAAATTGACGGAAAAAAAATTCAAAAAGAAAATGCTCAGAAAGCGTCATATGGTAATTGCCTGTACAGACGATTTGAAAGTAAATAAAAAGGTTTACGATTTGGCGAGAAAACGTTATTTGATATGCAATATTGCTGATACGCCAGATTTATGTGACTACTATTTAGGCGGAATCGTAACAAAAGGAAATGTCAAAATTGCTATTTCTACTAACGGAAAATCACCAACAACAGCAAAGAGATTACGTGAGTTTTTCGAAGAAGTAATTCCTGAAGATATCAATCAAATGGTTGAGAATCTAAATGAATACAGAAAAACCCTAAAAGGCAATTTCGAAGAAAAGGTTAAAAGAATGAATGAGATTACCTCTTCATTAAAAAATAAAGAGTAA
- a CDS encoding homocysteine S-methyltransferase family protein produces MAITIQEAIKKNILILDGAMGTMLQRYNFSEEDFRGERFKDFPHPLKGNNDLLSLTQPQAIRDVHAAYYEAGADIVETNTFSGTTIGMADYHMEDLVYELNYESAKIARQVADEFTAKNPEKPRFVAGSIGPTNRTASMSPDVNDPGYRAVTFDDLRIAYKQQAEALMDGGCDLLLVETIFDTLNAKAALFAIEEVKEERNLDIPIMVSGTITDASGRTLSGQTVEAFLISVSHIPLLSVGFNCALGADLLKPYLKTLAHNTSFNVSAHPNAGLPNAFGQYDETPEQTQVFIKEYLEDNLINIIGGCCGTTPDHIRLMAEVAKDYKPRVAPVFE; encoded by the coding sequence ATGGCAATAACAATTCAAGAAGCAATAAAAAAAAATATCCTAATCCTAGATGGAGCAATGGGAACAATGTTGCAACGCTATAATTTCTCAGAAGAAGATTTCAGAGGAGAGCGTTTCAAAGATTTTCCACATCCGTTAAAAGGAAATAACGATTTACTATCCTTAACACAACCGCAAGCGATCCGCGATGTACATGCCGCTTATTATGAAGCTGGTGCTGACATTGTAGAAACCAATACCTTCTCAGGAACGACAATCGGTATGGCCGATTATCACATGGAAGATTTGGTTTACGAGTTAAACTACGAATCGGCTAAAATCGCAAGACAAGTAGCCGATGAGTTTACTGCTAAAAATCCAGAAAAACCGCGTTTCGTAGCGGGCTCAATCGGACCAACAAACCGTACAGCAAGTATGTCACCAGACGTAAACGATCCAGGTTACAGAGCCGTAACGTTTGACGATTTACGAATTGCGTACAAACAACAAGCAGAAGCTTTAATGGACGGTGGCTGTGATTTGCTTTTAGTAGAAACGATTTTCGATACATTAAATGCAAAAGCTGCGCTTTTTGCCATTGAAGAAGTAAAAGAAGAACGTAATCTTGATATTCCAATTATGGTTTCAGGAACAATTACCGATGCTTCGGGAAGAACACTTTCTGGACAAACAGTTGAAGCGTTTTTGATTTCAGTTTCACATATTCCGTTATTAAGCGTAGGATTCAATTGCGCACTTGGAGCCGATTTGCTGAAACCATATTTAAAAACATTGGCACATAATACAAGTTTTAATGTTTCGGCGCATCCAAATGCAGGATTGCCAAACGCTTTCGGACAATACGATGAAACGCCAGAACAGACTCAGGTATTCATTAAAGAATATTTAGAAGATAATTTAATCAATATTATTGGAGGTTGTTGCGGAACAACTCCAGATCATATTCGATTAATGGCTGAGGTTGCGAAGGATTATAAGCCAAGAGTTGCGCCGGTTTTTGAGTAG
- the metH gene encoding methionine synthase: MTEKRRDLVLSGLEPLIITPESVFVNVGERTNVTGSRKFLRLIKEEKYDEALDIARQQVEGGAQIIDINMDEGMLDGVTAMTKFLNLIAAEPDISRVPIMIDSSKWEIIEAGLKVVQGKSVVNSISLKEGEEAFIHHARLIKRYGAAAIIMAFDEVGQADNYDRRVEICQRSYDILVNKVGFPPQDIIFDLNIFPVATGMEEHRLNALDFFRGTKWVRENLPHAHISGGVSNVSFSFRGNDTVREAMHSVFLYHAIKNGMTMGIVNPEMLTIYDDIPKDLLEHVEDVILDRRDDATERLLDFAENVKGEAKSDEKVVQEWRFGTVQERITHSLVKGIDAFIEEDVEEARLAATKPIEVIEINLMTGMNVVGDLFGSGKMFLPQVVKSARVMKKAVAYLLPFIEASKQAGDKQGNGKILMATVKGDVHDIGKNIVSVVLACNNYEIVDLGVMVPPEKIISAAIEHNVDIIGLSGLITPSLDEMVYLAKELDKQGIKIPIMIGGATTSRAHTAVKIAPQYRETVIHVNDASRAVTVAGNLLDHNRKIYAADIRAEYDSFRETFLNRSRDKNFLTIEDARKNKLPLDWSEYTPTKPKVIGKQIVEVELDVLVPYIDWTPFFQTWELYGKYPAILTDEVVGEQATSVFKDAQAMLKVILEEKKLKAKGIYGIFPANQIDDDDIELRDENGKVLEKFLTLRQQSQKTKGAPNIALADFILPKESGIEDYMGAFCVTTGFGVDEWAAEYEKNLDDYNSIMVKALADRFAEAFAEYLHERVRKDFWGYDVDESLTNEELIKENYKGIRPAPGYPACPDHLEKPTIWKLLNVAEEIGVTLTESMAMWPASSVSGYYFGNPKSRYFGLGKIKEDQVVDYAKRRNVPTDYAMKWLNPNIAD; this comes from the coding sequence ATGACAGAAAAAAGAAGAGACCTCGTATTATCAGGATTAGAACCGTTGATTATTACGCCGGAAAGTGTTTTCGTGAATGTTGGTGAGCGTACAAACGTAACAGGTTCAAGAAAATTCCTAAGATTAATCAAGGAAGAGAAATATGACGAGGCGCTTGATATTGCAAGACAGCAAGTAGAAGGTGGAGCACAAATCATCGATATTAATATGGATGAAGGAATGCTTGACGGTGTTACTGCGATGACTAAATTTTTGAATTTAATTGCTGCAGAACCAGACATTTCGAGAGTGCCGATTATGATCGACAGTTCTAAATGGGAAATCATCGAAGCCGGTCTTAAAGTAGTTCAGGGAAAAAGCGTTGTCAACTCGATTTCGTTAAAAGAAGGCGAAGAAGCTTTTATTCACCACGCACGATTAATCAAACGTTACGGCGCGGCGGCAATTATCATGGCATTTGACGAAGTTGGTCAGGCCGATAATTACGATCGTCGTGTGGAGATTTGTCAGCGTTCGTATGATATTTTGGTGAACAAAGTAGGATTCCCTCCGCAGGATATTATTTTCGATTTGAATATTTTCCCAGTTGCAACGGGAATGGAAGAACATAGACTGAACGCTTTAGATTTCTTTAGAGGAACAAAATGGGTTCGTGAGAATCTTCCGCACGCACATATTAGTGGTGGAGTAAGTAACGTTTCGTTTTCTTTTAGAGGAAATGATACGGTTCGTGAAGCGATGCACTCGGTGTTTTTATACCACGCGATTAAAAACGGAATGACGATGGGAATCGTAAATCCAGAGATGCTTACGATTTACGATGATATTCCGAAAGATTTATTAGAACATGTTGAAGACGTAATTTTAGATAGACGCGACGATGCGACAGAACGACTTTTGGATTTTGCAGAAAATGTAAAAGGCGAAGCAAAGAGCGATGAAAAAGTAGTTCAGGAATGGCGTTTTGGAACGGTTCAGGAACGTATTACACATTCATTAGTAAAAGGAATTGATGCTTTTATCGAAGAAGATGTTGAAGAAGCTCGTTTAGCAGCAACAAAACCAATTGAAGTTATCGAGATCAATTTAATGACAGGAATGAATGTCGTTGGAGATTTATTCGGAAGCGGAAAAATGTTCCTGCCTCAGGTTGTAAAATCGGCTCGTGTAATGAAAAAAGCGGTCGCTTATTTATTGCCATTTATTGAAGCAAGCAAACAAGCCGGAGACAAACAAGGAAACGGAAAAATCCTGATGGCAACTGTAAAAGGCGACGTTCACGATATTGGTAAAAACATCGTTTCGGTGGTTTTGGCTTGTAACAATTACGAGATTGTAGATCTTGGTGTTATGGTGCCTCCGGAAAAAATTATTTCGGCTGCGATTGAACACAATGTTGACATCATCGGATTAAGCGGACTGATCACGCCTTCGCTTGACGAAATGGTGTATTTGGCCAAAGAATTAGATAAACAAGGAATTAAAATCCCGATTATGATTGGTGGGGCAACCACTTCGCGCGCGCATACGGCCGTGAAAATTGCGCCACAATATAGAGAAACTGTAATTCACGTAAACGATGCTTCCAGAGCCGTTACCGTTGCAGGAAATCTGTTAGATCATAATAGAAAAATATATGCTGCCGATATTCGCGCAGAATACGATTCTTTTAGAGAAACGTTCTTGAACCGTTCGAGAGACAAGAATTTCTTAACGATTGAAGATGCCCGTAAAAACAAATTACCATTGGATTGGTCGGAATATACACCGACTAAACCTAAAGTAATTGGCAAACAAATTGTCGAAGTTGAGTTGGATGTTTTGGTTCCATATATCGACTGGACACCGTTTTTTCAAACTTGGGAATTGTATGGAAAATATCCGGCAATTTTAACGGATGAGGTTGTGGGTGAACAAGCAACTTCTGTTTTTAAAGATGCTCAAGCGATGCTTAAAGTGATTTTAGAAGAGAAAAAACTAAAGGCAAAAGGTATTTACGGAATTTTCCCTGCGAATCAGATTGATGATGACGATATTGAATTGCGTGATGAAAATGGAAAAGTTTTAGAGAAATTTTTAACGCTTCGTCAGCAGTCACAAAAAACAAAAGGCGCACCAAACATAGCTTTAGCCGATTTTATTCTGCCAAAAGAAAGCGGAATTGAAGATTATATGGGAGCTTTCTGCGTAACGACTGGTTTTGGTGTTGACGAATGGGCTGCGGAATACGAAAAGAATCTAGACGATTACAATTCGATTATGGTAAAAGCACTTGCCGATCGTTTTGCTGAGGCTTTCGCCGAATATCTTCACGAAAGAGTACGTAAAGATTTCTGGGGTTATGATGTCGATGAATCTTTAACCAACGAAGAATTGATTAAAGAAAATTATAAAGGAATTCGCCCGGCTCCAGGTTATCCCGCTTGTCCAGATCACTTGGAAAAACCAACCATTTGGAAACTTTTAAATGTAGCCGAAGAAATTGGAGTTACCTTGACAGAAAGCATGGCGATGTGGCCAGCTTCATCAGTTTCAGGATATTATTTTGGAAACCCAAAAAGCCGCTATTTCGGACTCGGAAAAATAAAAGAAGATCAAGTTGTAGATTACGCCAAACGACGCAATGTTCCAACGGATTACGCCATGAAATGGTTAAACCCTAATATAGCAGATTAG